The following is a genomic window from Geminicoccus roseus DSM 18922.
CCCGCCGGTGAGCTGGCCGACCGTCTCCATCTTCTGCGCCTGGCGCAGCTGCTCTTCGGCCGCCGCCAGCGCCACGGCCCGCTCCTTCTGCTCGGTGATGTCCCGGCCGACGCCGTGCATCAGGATGCCGCCCGGTTCCGGCACCAGCGTCCAGCCGATCCAGCGCCAGCTCCCGTCGGCGGCGCGCAGCCGGTTCTCGAAGCTCACCGGCCGCCCGCTGGCCCGCATCTCGTCCAGCCGCTCGCGCACCAAAGCCAGGTCGTCCGGGTGGATCAGCTCCGTGTAGGGCCACTCCAGGAGCCTCGCCTCGTCATGGCCAAGGCGGCGCGAGCAGGACGGGCTGACCCGCAGCACCCTGCCCTCGTGATCCGCGGTGACCAGCAGGTCCTCGGACAGCTTCCACAGCCGGTCGCGCTCGGCGGTGCGCTGCTCGACCTGGGCCTCCAGGGTCTGGTTGAGGCGCTGGGCTGCCTGGAACAGCCGGGCATTGTCGATCCCGATCGCGGCCTGTCCGGCCAGGCCCGACATCAGCCGCTGGGATCGGTCGGTGAACACCCCGACCTCCTCGTGGCCGAAGAACAGCCCGCCGATCACCTCGCCGGAGCGCGAGGTCACCGGCACCGCCAGATAGCTGCGCACCGGCAAATGCCCGGGCGGCATGCCCTGGTAGGGCGCGTTCCTGCCGTAGCGGGGGTCGGCCAGGATGTCGGGAGAGCGCACCACCCCCTCGCCCTTGAAGGTCGGGGCGAACACCTCGGTGGCGCGCGGCATCGGATAGCCGGCAAAAGCCTCGGGCTCGACGCCGGACAAGGCGTAGAGCATGTAGCTGCCGCCCTTGTCGTCCAGCACGTTGTAGAAGAATGCGCCGAACCGGGCGCCGGTGAGTTCGACCCCGGCATCGACCACGGTCTGTACCAGCCGGCCCAGATCCAGCTCGGCGGCGATCTGCGCGCCGGTCCGGTTCAGGATCTCCAGGGCATGGCTCTCCTCGCGCAGCGCCGCCTCGGAGGCTGCCAGCGCCGCCAGGTCGCGCTTGCGCTGGGAAATGTCGAGGACGGTGCCGACGAAGCGGACCGCCTGGCCATCCTCGAACAGGCCGCGCCCGGTGGCGACCACCCAGCGCTCGATCCCGTCCTCCAGGCCGATCGTGCGGTACTCGATGTTGTAGTCGCTGGCTCCGCCCGGGCGCAGCGCCTCCTGCACCGCCTGGCAGGCGCGCTCCCGGTCGTCCGGATGGAGGCCGGCGACGAAGCTGCCCTCGTAGCTGACCGGCGCGTCGGGGGAGAGACCGAACAGCTCCCGGCAGCGCGTGTCCCAGCGCAGCTCGCCGCTGAGCGGGTCGTAGTCCCAGGTGCCGATCGCGGCGGCCTCGGTGGCCAGGCGCAGCCGCTCGTCGCTCTCGCGCAGGGCCGCCTCGGCCATCTTCAGGTCGTGGATGTCGGTGCAGGTGCCGTACCAGCGCAGGATCCGGCCATGGGCGTCGCTGACCGGCTGCGCCCGGCCGATCACCCAGCGGTACTGGCCGGAGCGGTGCCGCAGCCGGTACTCGATATGGTAGGGCGTGCCGGTGGTCAGGCTGTGCCGCCAGACCTGCCAGGCCCGCTCCTGGTCGTCGGGATGGAACATGTCGTTCCAGCCCTCGCCGTCGGTGGAGCCCGCTGGCACCCCGGTATAGTCGTACCAGCGCTGGTTGTAGTAGTCGTGCAGCCCGTCCGGGGTGGTCGCCCAGATCATCTGGTCGATCGAGTTCACGATCGCCTGGAACTTGGCCTCGCTCTCCTGCAGCGCCGCCTGGGCGCGGTGCAGCTCGGTGCCGTCCCGCACGATCCGCACGAAGCCCTCGTGCAGGCCGGCGGGATCGCGCATCGGCATCAGCTCGCCGGTCGCGAAGAAGCGGGAGCCGTCGCCGCGCCGGTACCAGCGGTCGCAGGAAGCCCGGCCGTCGCGCAGCGCCTGGGCGCGCTGCCGCGCCGGCACGTCCGCCTCCAGGTCCTCCGCCAGGAACAGCAGGTCGACGTCAGCGCCCAGGACCTCTTCCTCCGGCCGGCCGAACAGGACCGCCGCGCCCGCGTTCCAGGCGGTGATCCGCCCGCTGGGGTCGGTGGTGACGATGGCGTAGTCGATGGCGCTGTCCAGGAGCCGCCGCAGCCGGCCCTCGTCGGCGCGCTGCGCCAGCGCCGCCCGAAGCCGCGCGTTCTCCGCTTCCAGCTCGGCTAGACGATCGCCGCTCCCCCCGCCCTGTCCCACGCCACCCGTTCCCGCGCCACCGCGCATGTCTGTCCTGCCGGACCGCGCCCCTGGGCGCCGCCCGCCACGCGCCGCGCATTGCGGTGCCTGTCGGCTTTCGGGCGGCGCAGGCAGGCCGTCAAGCCAGTCGCGTCATCAAGGGGCACTCCAGGGCGACCAGGGAGCGCCGCCGCTGTCACCGGCCAGTCCGCCGGTCAGGCCGCCGAGGGCAGGCAGGCCGGTCCAAGCGGCTCGAAGCTCTTGTAGCCCAGGATGAATTCCTGGTGGCCCAGGTCCTCCGAGCGGGTCTTCTCGCCCCGTCCCGCCGCCACGATCACGTCGAAGATCTCCTGGCCGACCTGGTCCAGGGTCGCCTCGCCATTCAGGATCCGCCCGGCATCGACGTCCATGTCGTCGGACATCCGCTTGAAGG
Proteins encoded in this region:
- a CDS encoding PAS domain S-box protein, whose translation is MRGGAGTGGVGQGGGSGDRLAELEAENARLRAALAQRADEGRLRRLLDSAIDYAIVTTDPSGRITAWNAGAAVLFGRPEEEVLGADVDLLFLAEDLEADVPARQRAQALRDGRASCDRWYRRGDGSRFFATGELMPMRDPAGLHEGFVRIVRDGTELHRAQAALQESEAKFQAIVNSIDQMIWATTPDGLHDYYNQRWYDYTGVPAGSTDGEGWNDMFHPDDQERAWQVWRHSLTTGTPYHIEYRLRHRSGQYRWVIGRAQPVSDAHGRILRWYGTCTDIHDLKMAEAALRESDERLRLATEAAAIGTWDYDPLSGELRWDTRCRELFGLSPDAPVSYEGSFVAGLHPDDRERACQAVQEALRPGGASDYNIEYRTIGLEDGIERWVVATGRGLFEDGQAVRFVGTVLDISQRKRDLAALAASEAALREESHALEILNRTGAQIAAELDLGRLVQTVVDAGVELTGARFGAFFYNVLDDKGGSYMLYALSGVEPEAFAGYPMPRATEVFAPTFKGEGVVRSPDILADPRYGRNAPYQGMPPGHLPVRSYLAVPVTSRSGEVIGGLFFGHEEVGVFTDRSQRLMSGLAGQAAIGIDNARLFQAAQRLNQTLEAQVEQRTAERDRLWKLSEDLLVTADHEGRVLRVSPSCSRRLGHDEARLLEWPYTELIHPDDLALVRERLDEMRASGRPVSFENRLRAADGSWRWIGWTLVPEPGGILMHGVGRDITEQKERAVALAAAEEQLRQAQKMETVGQLTGGVAHDFNNLLQIVTGNLDILLRHLPAEPPRLRRSAENAMTGAQRAAVLTQRLLAFSRRQPLAPKPIEVNRLVQGMSELLHRTLGETIEIETVLSSSLWRVEADPNQLEIALLNLAVNGRDAMAQGGKLTIETANADLDRAYVVQNAEVVPGQYVMICVSDTGTGMDAETASRAFEPFFTTKEVGKGTGLGLSMVYGFVKQSGGHLKIYSEPGEGTTVRIYLPRLTEAGPDAEEPAPATVPDAACLETILVCEDDDDVRAYSVEALRELGYRVLDAPDGPSALRLLERMAGRVDLLFTDVVLPGGMTGAVLAEQVRALRPGVKVLFTTGYARNAIVHHGRLDPGVELITKPFAFADLAARVRELLDEQG